The Alteromonas macleodii ATCC 27126 genome segment GTGCTGGTGTGTGCCCTGCTAATTGCTGTGCATGGCGCACAGGTAAAAACGGTAGAAGCGTTCGAGCTTTTCAATACCGAGATTGCTGATGTCGAGAACCTTTTAAATGCCAAGCAATATGCTGACGCCGATAGCAAGGCACTGTTGCTTTTAGAGCAAGCGCTACAACAGCAACAAATGTCTGCTGATACATTTTCTGCCCTCGGACTCTTACTTCAAAACGCATCGCGTTTTGAGGTGTCAAAAGCCATTTTTAATGCCGCCTTAGAGCGCTACACCACAGATGGTGAATTAAACAAAATGGCGTCAACGCTATTACAACTAGCCACCTCAGAAAGACACCTTTCAAATTATTCCATTGCACTGACTTATGTGCGTCGCGCTATGTCTATTGCTCAAATTGAGCGTAATGAATTACTTAAGGCTAAATTGAACCTTGAGCTAGGCATAATTCAACAAGAACAAGGCGAAATTGAAACCGCTTTGGAGCCGTTAAAGCAAGCGCTACGTTATTTTCGTGAAAATAACATGGCCAGTGAAATGAGTGTTACGTTGCTACGCATCGGTGAGATATACAGTTTGCTCAATCAAGCTACTTTGGCTCATACCTACTACCAAGACGCTTTCGACAGTATCGAGGAAACACAGGAGACCCGATTACTTGGTGTGATCAAAACTCGTATTGGTGCCCTATCTCTCAAAACAGGCTCTGTAGACCAAGCAATAAGAGCAATTAACGAAGGTCTTGAACTCCTGCTATCCACCTTTGATGTAGGGGCCATAGCCGAAGCAAAAATGCTATTGGGAAGAGCATTGGTTGAAAACGGCGATACAGCTAAAGGGCGAGAGTTATTGCAAGAAGCCATGCAATTTGCCGATTCATCGGGTCAGGCAAAATTGGTCAAAGAAGGCAGACTCGCTTTAGCGCAAGCCTATATGAAAGAGCAGAGTTTCGAATTAGCCTTAGAAGAGGCCCGCACGGGTACTATTGACGCGAGAAAAAATAGAGACCTTAGAGGACAGCTTAGTTTTCTGTCGTTACAGCTAAGCGCCTTTGTATCACTAGGCGAATTCAAAAAAGCCTTAGATATTCAATCTGTTATGCAGCAGTTGCGTGAGGTGCTACTTGATTCAGAAAACAAGTCTGCCATTGAAGGCCTGCAGGCTGAGATTGAGCTTGTGAGGCAATCTAGGACGTTGGAGAAACTGGAAGAGTCCAAGCAGCTGGCGTTAGCGCAAGCTGAGCGAGAAAACCTGCAGACGACTCTTTTTTGGAGTATATCATTAGCAGCGTTACTCTTGACGTTTTTAGTGTGGAGCCGCTACAAACAACGTCAGCAAACGATTATTTTGCGCCGAGAAGTACGCCAGCAAACACTAAATCTTCAAGAAAAAAATCAAGAACTGGAAAGAGCCTATAAAACGCTAGAAGAGGTAAGCCTGCGCGATCCGTTAACGGGTTTGTACAATAGGCACTACCTCGAATCGCAGCTTCCCGGTGAAATAAGGCGCAGCCAGTTCTCGGCAAAACAAAGCCCCAGTACAGGAAAGACGAAACAAGACTTACTTTGCTTACTTATTGATATCGACCACTTTAAGCGCATCAACGACGACTATGGGCATATTGCCGGCGATAAAGTGCTATCAGCGTTTGCCAATGTCCTCAAAGAGGTGTTCAGACAAACGGATTTAATTATTCGATGGGGAGGCGAGGAGTTTTTGGTGGTTTGTCGCCAATCTACTCGTGAAGAGCTCCCTGAGGTTGCCGAGCGCTGCCGAGAAATGGTCGCTAACACTCCTTTTGATATCGGCTTAGAAAAACCAATCAATATTACTTGTAGCATTGGCTTTTCGCTGCTTCCTCCAGATAGAGAGGAAGACTTTGATACCGCGTGGAAACGCACATTCGCCGTTATCGATTACGCGCTGTATGCCACCAAATTATCAGGGAGAAATGGATGGGTTGGCGTAATCGAAACGCTTAAAACTCCAAGGGAATACCCCACTCCACTAGATACGAAGTTTAATTTTCCTGGTTCGAGAATTGCCACATCGTTCAACAACGTGGCAAGTATCAAATGGCCGGAGACCCTCGAGAAATAGCAGTAGAGGAATAGAGATATGTACAGAGGAAGCTGCAGCTGCCAAGCAATTCAATATGAAATAGATCATATCGGAGAGCTTGACGCCGATGACGAAACGCTAAGCCATTCAGATACCAGTGAACTGCGCGTTACAATTGAAAAAGAGCAGCTGGTTATTGACTGTGCACCGTCAGCGCTAGCGGAACTACACGAGGCTAATGACGAAACCCACCACGTGTGTAACACTTGTGGGAGCGTTATCTTTGTTGAGCGTGGCTCTAACCAAGTGTCGGTTGAGGTGACCTTCAGCGGTCATGACGTCTTAGCAGAGTCTCACTGCCAGTTTGTCTTTTAGGTGGGTACACAAGGATAAAGGCGAACTGCGAGTTCGCCCAGATACCAACAGGTGAGAAGTACATTTCTCTCCTGTTTGGTAGTCATGTCTACCCTAGTCGCTATTTTTGATGTCTTCCATATGGTATTTATCAATGAGCGAATACAACGTGGGACGAGTGACGCCAAGTAATTCTGCCGTTTTCGACATATTCTTATCTGCTTTTTGATAGGCCCTGCGAATAGCTCGACTTTCAGCAATTTCTCGCACTTCACGCAGATTCAACGTTTCAGGCTCATCATGAGCATCTACAGGCATCAAGCCTAAATCGTCAGGTTGAATTACCGTACCTTCAGCCATAATAACCGCCGACTTTAGCTTGTTTTGCATTTCTCGAATGTTGCCCGGCCACTTATGGGCTAGCATGGCGTTAACTGCAGTTTCTGAAAAGCTCTTCGCTTTAGCTTTGAATTCTTCGCGATAAATATTCAAGAACGTACGTGCAAGTAAAATAATGTCTTGGTCTCGTTCACGTAAAGGAGGGATCATGATCGGCATTTCCCCCACACGGTAATATAAATCTTCCCTGAACGTTTCTTGCGCCACCATAGCCTGTAAATCGCGGTGCGTTGCACAAATTACGCGTATATCAACGGGAATTTCATTGCGTCCACCAACGCGCTCGATCACGCGCTCCTGCAAAAACCGAAGCATCTTAGCTTGCAGACCAATGGGCATATCACCAATCTCATCTAAAAACAGTGTTCCGCCTTGTGCTGTTTCTATCTTGCCGACGGTGGTTTTGTTCGCGCCAGTAAACGCCCCTTTTTCGTAACCGAACAACTCACTTTCTAGTAAGTTCTCTGGGATAGACGCACAGTTAATAGCAACAAAAGGTTTGTCTTTTCTAGGGCTGTGTTCGTGAATACTGCGCGCGAAAACTTCTTTACCTGTGCCACTTTCACCAAGTAACAGAGTGCTTATGTCGGTATTGGCAATTTTCTCAGCGCGACGTACCACTTTTTGAATAGCTTCGCTGTTACCCACTATTCTGGACATGCCAGAACGGGTGCGGGCAAGAATGCTATTCTCATGCTCTAACTTAGACAGGTTAAGCGCACGGTGCACCAATAATTTGATGGTATCTGAATCGATAGGCTTCTGATAAAAATCGTATGCCCCAAAATCGATTGCTTTTAATGCGTGTTGTTTATCGTTATTACCTGTAACAACGATAACTTTGGTTCTAGGCGCTAGCGCAATGATGTCGTGAAGAATACGCAAACCTTCCGACGCATTCGCTGGATCTGGCGGAAGCCCTAAATCTAGGGTAACAACCTTAGGTTCAAAACGACGGAGTTGGGCTATGGCAGATGTGTGATCGTCCGCAAAAACAACGTTGTAATCGGTAAGACTCCATTTAAGTTGCTTTTGGATACCTAAATCATCATCTACTACCAAAATGGTATCGGTCATTTCATCATCCTATTATTCTACTTCATCCATCGAAAGGGAGTGGATTTGATAATATCCACTTTTTAGTTATACACCCTATCCTATCGGAAAATAAAGCGTAAAACAGCTACCGCGTCCAGGTTCACTTTGAACAGTTAGTTTGCCACCGATAGACTCGATATATGTTTTTGCATCATATGCACCAATACCCATACCAGCATTGCCTTTCGTGGTATCAAATGGCTTGAATAGTCGCTCTTCAATAAACGCTTTATCCATACCTGACCCTGTATCTTCTATCAAAACTAGCTGCGTTTTGTTGTCAGAATTTCCAGTAATCACCACGTCGACTTCTCCGTCATCTGCGGTTGCCTGCTGAGCGTTGCTGATTAGGTGATAAAGCACGTTTGCCACCTTATCCTTATCAACCGTCACGGCCGTTTCTTTTAGCACATGAACTGTTGGTAGCGGACGTAAACCTGAACAGCGGTTGTTGACCACATCTTTGGCCAGCTCCGAAATCAAAAATTCTGAGTTTACACCTTCTTCAACGGCCTTCTTATCAGTCAGCTGCTTGAGCATTTTTTCCATTCTTGCCTTAGTATGCTCCAAGGTTTCGAAGGTGTCTTCGATAAATTCAGGGTTGTGTTTATGCTGTTGAGCATTGGCAAGAATAAGGTCGACTTGAGCAAGTACATTTTTTAAGTCATGTAAAACGAACGCAGACATTCGATTGAATGCCGCAAATTGGGCGTTTTCTGCTACCACTTGAGCGGCCTCGTGGTGCTGCATGTATGTGCCTACTTGCTCAGATACGGCGGTTAGATAGTCTTTCACTTCCCAATTTAAAGTGATTTTTTCATTGTCTCCTGACGCGAGAACAGCAAATCCCCACAGTTTTCCCTCTTTTAAGAAAGGCACGAAGAGTTGGTAGCCCCATGCTTTTAGTGCATCTCTATCTAGCTTTAACCCCTCGTAATCGAATGGTTTGACGAGGTAGGCGTCCGTATCAATGATCCAGCCATTTTTGTCGCTGTAACTTGCGAGCGTTTCCAACGTTGTACAGGTAGCGTTGTTTTCTTTCGAATCAGTTGACGCTTCATTGTTATCTGTTGACGCAGTGTTTGTAATAGGTGATGCCTTAGCCACGCATTCATAGCCATTCTGCGTTACTTTAAACAGCAGACCTGACTCATATTGAATGGCGTTAAGCATTCCGGTTAGGCCAGCGTGGTAAACATCTGATGAGGTATCCCCTGCACGTGTTAACCACTGCGTTAATTTCACCCATTCAACCCGGTAGTCGAACTGATTCGCAAAGAAATGTTTAGTGATAAATACTTTTATCTTAGTGCGAAAGCCGTTGGACAAGAATACCGTGGCGAGCAATGCGAATGACATCACAACCAATATGATTTGAACCGTCGCTCCCCAGTTGCCTCCCATATAATTTATGGCGTAGCCGACAACAGCCATCACAAAAAGATAACCGCCCGCCACTAAGAGTAGAGAGCTGTGCAATACCACGTCCCGCGAGATAAAGATATCAATGCCCCAGTGATGAATTCGTCGAATCGATATGACGAGTAAGGGCATTAACAAGAAGTAAATATAGCCTCGTGCCGCTATGTAGCCAATTTCAACCTGGTTTACCATGGTAGCGTTTGCATAGGTAACGAACTCAAACAGGTTGGTAGCTCCCAGATAAATAATAATGGGTTTAAACGCCCACTGCTCACGCCCCGCCTGTCGATACACAACTTCCAGAAGAACAAGCACTTCTAATGACAGCACGATCAGTACAAGAAAGCTCCACGCGGGATTTACTACCAATAGATAAGGGGCGAGCAATGCTGCTAGTGCGGGGGCAATAATAATTAACGTTACAGGTCGTTTTAGAACGTCGAAGATATTACTAAAGCTGGTCTGTATACAGCCAGCCAAAAAGAGTAGCCATGCGAGCTGCTTAAGCACGTCAGCGCTGAGTAACCAGCTTAGCGAGATAGGTCCAAATAGCGAAGTGATTAAGGTTGTAGACCATAAAAAGGTGGCTGCGGTCGCCAACACCAATAAATGCTTGGCTACGCCGGGTTTGCGTACCGTTAACAACAGCAATAAAAGGGCTAAGTGCGCCAGACTATTTAACCCATAGCCTACATCTGAAATCATCCTTTTATCTCACCTTTATTATCATTATTTAGGAGATGAAATACAGGGAGGCGCATTGATGCAACGTCCCTGAAACCTTCGATATACAGCACATAACGTTTTTTAGCTAGGTACGGTGCGCAGGCATCGCCCGCGCTATGATAAAAACTATCGTTTACGGATCACTAGTGAGCCAATTGAATACCCTGCACCGAAAGAGCAAAGTACTCCCACGTCACCGGCAACCAGGTCTTCATGGTTTAAACCAAACGCAATCACAGAACCCGCAGAAGCCGTGTTGGCATACTCGTCCAACACAATTGGCGCTTCGGTACGGTCAGCATCGCGACCTAACAGGCGTTTGCAAATCAAGGTGTTCATATTGATATTAGCTTGGTGAAGCCACCAACGCTTGACGCCTTCTGGCGTAATGTCGTGACTCGCTAAATGCGCTTCAATATGCGCTGCTGCCAATGGACACACTTCCTTGAAAACTTTGCGACCCGCTTGATGGAACAGCTTATCAGGTCCATACGGATCAACGTCTTCGGCACGTGTCATGTAACCAAAATTAGAACGAATATTGTTTGAGAATTTCGTCAATGCTTTGGTGCTTAGCACGTCGTACACGTGCTCACTTTTGGCGGTTTCAGCAAGCTCAAGCACCGTCGCCGTAGCCACATCGCCAAAAATAAAGTGACTGTCGCGATCAGCGTAGTTAATTTGCGGTGAGACCAACTCAGGGTTAATAACCAACACGCGAGTCGCATTTTTCGCGCTCAGCATTTCATAGGCGCGATGCATACCGAACGTTGCTGCAGAACAAGCAACTAGCATATCGAAACCAAACCCTTCAATATTAAGGGCTTCTTGTACTTCAATTGCAATCGCAGGATAAGCACGCTGGGTGTATGCACACGACACAATCACAGCATCAATCTCATCGGCAGTAACATTGGCGGATGCAAGAGCTAACTTGGCCGCTTCGACGGCAATTTCACCTTGGTGAGAAAGTTCGTCATCTGCTCGAGGGGCAATCTTAGGCTTCATTCGAGTGATGTCTAGCGCACCCTCTTTTCGATAGATGTAGCGACTTTTAATTCCTGATGCTTTTTCGATGAACTCTGCACTTGAATAAGGCATTGCTGCTACATCACCTGATTCGATTTGCGCTTTATTTTCTTCGTTAAACGCATCTACGTAAGCATTGTAGCTATCTACGAGCTCTTCGTTAGTTATACTGTCTTTAGGGTGCCATACACCCACACCACTAATCACAACTTGCTGAGACATAGGCATTCTCTATTATTTGATAGCACTATGGCGGTATTGAGCATTGCGTTACTCTGTGTCCTAAACGCATCTATACCAGTGCAATTGAGCCTAATCGTATTTACCTTTAAAAATACGACTGCGTTTTATGTGTTATAGCTTACCCTAATCCTTAAACGGTGTAACCATAGTGAACGCAAGGAAAGCTCTATTCCTCCGTTTAATACCAGCCCGCATAGATAATTACCCACTCAGCGAGACTTAAAATGTTCGTAATCGTGGCGTGTTTTCGAAGGTATAGTGGCTCTACATCAAGGTGACACAACAAAGATTAAGGACACTTTGAACTCGGCCTTCGGGAAGGTCTGGCAAGCTACCAATAAAAAACCCCGCTTCAAAGCGGGGTTTCATGTAATCAATACGGGAACTTACAGCTGGTTGATTTGCCACACTGTTACTGTGCCGCTAACTTCGTTGCCTACTACAAGAAGAGGCACACCACTTGGGCTGTCTTCAGCGCTAACAAAAACCAGGCTTTCTGGCGCTAGGTCACCAATGACATCATCGCTTGTCAAACCTTCGGTTAGGTCACGGTTAATTACATATTCTGCAAATTGAACATCATAAGGGTTAGTAACGTCGTATACGAAAATACCGCCCATGCGCTCTGTGCCGATAAACGCATAAGTGCGATCGCCAACTTGACCCACGGTTAACGCTTCTGGCTCAGGACCTTTATTCTCCGAGCGCGAGTCGCTTGCATTTTCATCGTCACCATTGTTGAACTGCGCCCCATGAACCGACGCTGTAATACGTTCAAAATCATCACCCGAGTCATAAACCACTAAACCGTTTTGATCCCAGATTGTGAATGAACGTGCACCGTAAGCGTACGCTGCATCGTACTCGCCGTTTCCGTCAGCATCACCCATAGCTGAAGTTACACGTAAGTCGTCCGCTTCACCTGTCGCCTGTAGCATAGCTAATTCAGAGTTGGCGGCAGCGGTAAGATCTTCTACTTTAACTTCGTCTGTATAAGCTAGACAGCCATCATCTTCGTCAAAATCAACACCACCTGCAGCAGTACATGCCGCCTCATCAGCAGCGTCAAAGAAGTACTCACGGGCATCGCCTTCGTTAGCGGTAAGAATGAAAGTCGCATCCTTCCACGTAAAATTAGCAATGGTATCAGGCTGGTATACACCATAAATACCTGTGTACTGACCAAAACTCACCGCATCATTTTCTTGGATATCAATATTAAGTCCAGCCCAAGACTTAGTTCCTAGGCCGACGACATCTACCGTTAACTCTTCCAAGTCAATAATCGCAAGGCCATTGTTTTCCTGGAGACTAACGTATGCAACGTCGTTAGTAGCGGTGATGTATTCTGGTTCCAGATCTTTCGCTACCGTTGAGGTAATAGCTGTGCCGTTAATCGTGCGTCCTGCTGGGTTAGGAAACATCATTCCCTGCGCCATCAAATCTGCTTCAGTACCGTTTAGAGCAGTAAAGCCAACGGTCGTCCCCGTTTCTTCTGGCTCACCACTTGCAAGAATATTAATGACGCTAACAGAACCTTCAGGGTCAATGGTGTAGTCATCAGAAGGCTCACCCTCGTTCGCTACCAACACTTTGCCACCATCTGGCGTAAAAGTGACCATATCCGGTAGTGCGCCAACCTCGACAGAATCCAAAAAGGCTGGAGCAGAACTATCTAGCCCGTTGTAGAACAACACATAACCGTTATCAGTTTTAACGTCTGCAGGTACAGCTACAGCCATAAGGTCACCGCTAACCGCAATACTTGTTAAGCTACCTAAAGTCACACCATTTATATCGGCAGGCAGTGCGATAGTGGTAAGCGTTAGCGTAGTGGTGTTTATCGGATCAGCCATAGTAGCCGTGCTTACGCTAGAGGCATCAATAACTGCTATTGTATTCGTCTCGCCGTTTGTCGCGTAAATCGTATTGGTCTCAGCGTGGTATTGAACAATTTCTGCGGCCGTTTGATTGCCTAAGAAAGCACGACCAACGATATCCATTGCAATGCCGATTGACGCATCGGTACCATCACTTCCGTCTGTCCCTGGGTCACCTTGTTCCCCTTGAGGTCCTTGAGCTCCTGTTTCGCCCTGCGCACCGTCGTCACCATCAAGGCCACATCCCGTGAGCGCCGCTGATACTAAAAATGCAAGTAACCCGTATTTAAACTTATTACGCACTGCCATTTGATTTCCTTTTTATTTGTATTTTTGTCGTACGTTATGAGGCTCGAGAAACCCGAGGATTTTTCCACCTTGTTCTCGCAAAGCGAAGGAAGAAAACAGGGATCCCTAACCTTAGTACACCAGAAATTTTATGTAACTTCTATGTATAAATTAGAATCAGTTTATGACACAAATATTAAATAGGCAAAAGCGCGTAACTTTTCTATAACAATGATGGCACACACGCCGCTTTAAATATGGACAGCACGGAGCAGTAGGCTCAAAGTAATCACACTTCGTTCATGCAATTGTAAGCATATATTTCAAATATCCTAATGCGTGTAAGGAAAAACGGTTTAGCTTAACAGCGGAACACGCTTCGCTTTTTCAAAGGTATAGTTTTATTTATAAGCACTATCTGATACTAATATTGCCAAATAGACGTATAAACTGAATGGGATAGTGCTTTAGCGCGCAAAAGTGAGCGAAGCGAGAACATTCAGTGATAAAAAAGGATTAACCATGAAATTGAAATTCACAGCTTCGGCAGTTATTGCCGCAGCGCTTACTTTAACAGCCTGTGCAACATCTCCTACGGGTAGAAATCAAGTGTTGCTCTATTCTGAAACTCAGCTCGCGCAAATGGGTGATCAGGCATTCACGGGCATGAAAGAAGAATTAAAAATTTCGAATAAAGCGGTTCAAAATTCTTACGTAGAATGCGTTGCAAATGCCATCACTGCTCAAGTACCAGCCACGGTATTCAATGGTCAATGGGAAGTCGTTGTATTCGACGATGAACAAGTTAACGCATTTGCGCTACCCGGTGGAAAAATTGGTGTCTATACAGGCTTGCTCAACGTTGCAGAAAACCAGCATCAACTTGCTGCTGTCATTGGCCATGAAGTAGGTCATGTTATTGCAGAGCATGGTAATGAGAGAATGTCGCAGTCAACATTGATAAATATGGGCAGTCAGGCGGTAGGCCAAGTTTTAGCCGCGAATGAAGTGCCTCAGTCGGGTCCCATCATGGCTGCGATCGGATTAGGTGTTCAAGTCGGTGTCCAACTTCCTTTTAGCCGAACTCATGAATCTGAAGCCGATGTCATTGGCCTTCAGCTAATGGCGAAGTCTGGGTTTGACCCAAGACAATCTGTAAACTTGTGGCAAAACATGGACGCAGCAAGCGGCGGCAACCGCCCAATGGAACTTTTGTCGACTCACCCAGCACCTCAAACCAGAATTGATAATTTACAAGCGAACATGCCTAACGCCTATGCAGACTATCAAGCTACTGCTTACCGCCCGAACTGTCGCTAAAAGTAAGTAATACCATTCCGCATAGGTCATTACCCGCTCATCGAGAGTTAAAACGTTCGTAATCGCGGCGTGTTACGTCGCACGTAATCTTAGGATAAAAAAAACGCTGCGAAATGCAGCGTTTTTTGTTTGAAACCAACGAAATTATTCGCTGTCTGCTTTGTGAAGATGTACATCCATTTGTGGGAATGGAATTGAAATACCCTCTTCATCAAAACGCAGTTTAACGTTTTCAGTGAAGTCGAATTTAACACCCCAGAAATCGGCAGAATTCACCCATGGACGAACAATAAAGTTCACGCTGCTGTCGGCCAGTTCAGATACTGCAATTTTAGGCGCTGGCTCTGCAAGAATACGCTCATCAGCCGCCACCATTTCTTCAAGAATTCTTTTCGCTTTAAGAAGGTCAGCGTCGTAACCTATACCAACAACCATGTCTACACGACGCGTGTCTCTTGCTGAATAGTTAGTGATGTTGCCACCGTAGATGTTGCCATTAGGAACAATAATTTCTTTATTGTCTGGTGTGTTCATTGTTGTTGTGAAAATACCAATCTTAACAATCGAACCAGCAGTACCTGCAGCTTCGACAAAATCACCCGCTTTAAATGGTTTGAAAACCAGAAGCATTACGCCAGCTGCAAAGTTCTTAAGCGAGTCTTGCAATGACAAACCAATAGCTAAACCAGCAGCACCTAATATAGCAACTAATGACGTTGTATCTACGCCTAGCTGATCAAGCGAAGCGACAATAACAAACAGCATTAGAATGGCGCTAAGGATAGCTTCCAGGAAGTCCACTAGCATGTTGTCGTATTTAGACTTGGCCATTAGGCGTCTAAATACAGATAAAATGAATCCAACTACGATCCTACCTATTACATAAATCGCGATTGCCATCAGAATGTTAATCCCCCACGGGATGGCGTAATCGTTTATGTACCTTTCAACATCGCTTGCAGAAAAAAGCGAAAGTTTTTCTTCCATAATATGGTCCTTGTCATGGTTAGTTGATAATTACTCAAATACGGTAGCAGCTATTTGATTTAAGACCAATATAATATGGGCTCAAACACAGTAAATTTGCTCTAAAGTCTAAGCTACATAGGTGTTTAAAAGCGTTAGCATTATACAAAAGTAGAGGAAATTCATTTGTTTTACTTTAGGATCCACTGTCCTTTTTTGTACATTTTTGCCGCGGTTTGTTGGCCATCTAGGCAAGGCGGGTGTTTGACGGTCTAGTAGCTCTAAATCGACAAGTTTCTATGCCTTATAGGTGGCACATAGGCGCTAGAATGAAAAAACAAAAAATGAACGTATTTTCTTCACTTGTCACACGCTTGTCACTCAACAAGCGCATCCTTCATCACGAAGCTTAAATGCGCTTTGTGTTTCTTTTCCATTTTTTGGAAGTTACCGAGTTATAAGACATTTTTTTTGATGATTTTTTAGCCTCAAAGTTTTAGACTAAAGTCTCATGAAAGTTGACTGTTCACTACGCCTCATCAGTGTGTGTTGAGCAACTTCATGAAGGAGCTTTAGCAAACTATGTCACGTAAAGGATTAACGCATGTTGCTTCTCATAACCCTGTTTTCGGTGGTTTTGTGTTTATTTTTATATTCACTGCGCACCGATAAAGGAAAACATACTAAGTACGCAAGAGCGGACTACCGCCCAGCAGCCCAATCGAAGTCTTCATCCAACGTGTTGAAATCTACTTCGAGAAACTCTTCGCCT includes the following:
- a CDS encoding mechanosensitive ion channel family protein, giving the protein MEEKLSLFSASDVERYINDYAIPWGINILMAIAIYVIGRIVVGFILSVFRRLMAKSKYDNMLVDFLEAILSAILMLFVIVASLDQLGVDTTSLVAILGAAGLAIGLSLQDSLKNFAAGVMLLVFKPFKAGDFVEAAGTAGSIVKIGIFTTTMNTPDNKEIIVPNGNIYGGNITNYSARDTRRVDMVVGIGYDADLLKAKRILEEMVAADERILAEPAPKIAVSELADSSVNFIVRPWVNSADFWGVKFDFTENVKLRFDEEGISIPFPQMDVHLHKADSE